The proteins below are encoded in one region of Alistipes indistinctus YIT 12060:
- a CDS encoding efflux RND transporter periplasmic adaptor subunit: MKTLRLHMLLITALGGTLFYGCRSSQKPAAGPVRLPVAEVAVQDVPVRKSFVGQINGYRDITIQPRADGYLRSIHFREGSFVKKGTLLYTIETAPYAAQTAQSEASVSRAEAQLADARQTYERTKAMAAINAASRSDLDNATAQLLAAQASLRAAKAALTSARIEQGYTRITSPVDGIIGRTLAQVGDFVGLNSKYNSLNTVSQVDSVKVLFFIPEQSYAVLMQQGGQLYDLTLSLSDNSVYPERGRFDFIGRAVEQSTGSLDAQATFANPDTLLRPGQFAQVSAVTDTLRNALLIPQVAVNQTQGVYSVYVLGPDNRAEQRIVTLGQTVGPMWVVDSGLQPGEQVITDGFHKLRAGVSVEPQTNEPSAKK; this comes from the coding sequence ATGAAAACACTTCGACTCCACATGCTGTTGATTACAGCCCTCGGCGGAACTTTGTTTTACGGATGCCGTTCATCACAAAAACCGGCTGCAGGTCCCGTCAGGCTTCCGGTCGCAGAAGTGGCCGTGCAGGATGTTCCGGTACGCAAGAGTTTCGTCGGTCAGATCAACGGTTACCGTGACATCACAATCCAACCCCGCGCGGACGGGTACCTGAGAAGCATTCATTTCCGGGAAGGAAGTTTCGTAAAGAAAGGCACGCTCCTGTATACGATCGAAACAGCGCCTTATGCGGCGCAAACGGCACAAAGCGAGGCATCGGTCAGCCGTGCCGAAGCCCAGTTGGCCGATGCTCGCCAGACCTATGAACGCACCAAGGCTATGGCTGCGATCAATGCGGCCAGCCGGAGCGACCTGGACAACGCCACCGCCCAATTGCTGGCGGCACAGGCTTCCTTGCGGGCTGCAAAAGCTGCCCTCACTTCAGCCCGGATCGAACAGGGTTATACGCGCATCACTTCGCCCGTGGACGGTATCATCGGCCGGACGCTGGCCCAGGTGGGCGATTTTGTCGGGTTAAATTCCAAATACAACTCCCTGAATACCGTTTCGCAGGTGGACAGCGTCAAGGTGCTCTTTTTTATTCCGGAACAAAGCTATGCCGTATTGATGCAGCAGGGCGGCCAACTATATGACCTGACGCTGTCACTTTCAGACAATTCGGTTTACCCCGAACGGGGCCGTTTCGATTTCATCGGCCGGGCCGTCGAACAATCGACCGGATCGCTCGATGCCCAGGCGACGTTCGCCAATCCGGACACGTTGTTGCGCCCGGGCCAGTTCGCACAGGTCAGCGCCGTTACCGACACGCTCCGCAACGCATTGTTAATCCCTCAGGTCGCCGTCAATCAGACACAAGGCGTTTACAGTGTTTATGTCCTCGGACCCGATAACAGAGCCGAGCAGCGGATCGTTACGCTAGGCCAGACTGTCGGGCCGATGTGGGTGGTCGATTCCGGCCTCCAACCCGGTGAGCAGGTTATTACCGACGGCTTCCACAAACTGCGCGCCGGCGTGAGTGTCGAACCGCAAACCAACGAACCGAGCGCAAAAAAGTAA
- a CDS encoding vitamin B12 dependent-methionine synthase activation domain-containing protein gives MESCSVPFAALGITPADVFEAMGYGQNRPDAETERLIARLIPSFESAEHLYCFRMFDGKTDKRTIEVGGQTFDTGTTVAAVMRGAERFAVFVATAGKDYEQRRDALKAEGDILSEYALDAIGSAIAVRMGEYVEAQLERKLGHVRFSHHLSPGHCNWPVADQQKLFHLMGENPCGVTLSDSFLMYPVKSLSGIIGIGERVRQIANNCDVCPMVNCFKRHTSAGESQRTNLL, from the coding sequence ATGGAAAGTTGTTCGGTTCCTTTTGCCGCATTGGGGATTACTCCTGCCGATGTATTCGAGGCGATGGGGTACGGGCAAAATCGGCCCGATGCGGAAACGGAACGGTTGATCGCGCGGCTGATTCCCAGCTTCGAAAGCGCTGAACATTTGTATTGTTTTCGTATGTTCGATGGCAAAACGGACAAGAGAACAATCGAAGTGGGAGGACAAACGTTCGATACGGGAACGACGGTAGCCGCAGTAATGCGGGGTGCCGAGCGTTTTGCGGTTTTCGTTGCAACTGCCGGAAAAGATTATGAACAGCGCCGCGATGCATTGAAGGCCGAGGGAGACATACTCAGCGAATATGCGCTGGATGCCATCGGTTCGGCGATTGCGGTCAGGATGGGTGAGTATGTCGAGGCCCAACTTGAAAGGAAGTTGGGACATGTCAGGTTTTCACACCATTTGAGTCCCGGACATTGCAATTGGCCTGTGGCCGATCAGCAGAAGTTGTTTCACTTGATGGGGGAGAATCCTTGCGGTGTGACGCTTTCGGATAGTTTCCTGATGTATCCGGTCAAGTCCCTAAGCGGAATTATCGGTATTGGGGAGCGGGTCCGGCAGATCGCGAACAACTGTGATGTGTGCCCGATGGTCAACTGTTTCAAACGGCACACCTCGGCAGGTGAATCACAACGAACTAACTTACTTTAA
- a CDS encoding methylcobamide--CoM methyltransferase — protein MRNMQDWAKGLMDSKKRGVLPIMTHPGIEMIGREVYDAVTDGRVHYEAIKAVNEAYPQSAAATVIMDLTVEAEAFGSEISFPKNEVPSVIGRLVSDYASVEKLQVPDLTKGRVQQYLLANKLAAENITDKPTLAGCIGPFSLAGRLFDMTEIMMACYVEPDTIELLLKKCTAFIKNYCLELKKVGANGVVLAEPAAGLLSNDDCLKFATPYLKEIVDAVQDENFIVVLHNCGNTGHCTQSMAAAGAWALHFGNKIDMVKALEDTPEGVLAMGNIDPVAMFKVATAQEMKTAVSDLLERTKDYKNFILSSGCDTPPEVPAANIDAFYEALDEFNAKRA, from the coding sequence ATGAGAAATATGCAGGATTGGGCCAAAGGCCTGATGGATAGCAAAAAACGGGGCGTTTTGCCTATTATGACCCATCCCGGTATCGAGATGATCGGCCGTGAGGTATACGATGCGGTGACCGATGGCCGGGTGCATTACGAGGCTATCAAGGCGGTAAATGAAGCCTATCCGCAGAGTGCTGCGGCGACGGTAATCATGGACCTGACGGTCGAAGCCGAAGCTTTCGGCAGCGAAATTTCGTTCCCGAAAAACGAAGTGCCCAGTGTGATCGGCCGTCTCGTGTCGGATTACGCTTCCGTGGAGAAGTTGCAGGTGCCCGATCTGACCAAAGGACGTGTACAGCAATATCTCCTGGCCAATAAACTGGCTGCCGAAAACATCACGGATAAGCCGACTCTGGCCGGATGCATCGGTCCTTTTTCGCTGGCGGGCCGCCTGTTCGACATGACCGAGATTATGATGGCCTGCTACGTAGAGCCGGATACGATCGAGTTGTTGCTGAAGAAATGTACCGCATTCATCAAGAACTACTGCCTCGAGCTGAAGAAAGTCGGAGCGAACGGTGTAGTGCTCGCCGAGCCGGCGGCAGGACTGTTGTCGAATGACGACTGCCTGAAGTTTGCGACTCCGTACCTGAAAGAGATCGTGGATGCGGTTCAGGATGAAAATTTCATCGTCGTCCTGCACAATTGCGGTAATACCGGTCACTGTACACAGTCGATGGCGGCTGCCGGTGCCTGGGCACTCCATTTCGGTAACAAGATCGATATGGTCAAGGCTCTCGAGGATACGCCGGAAGGCGTGTTGGCGATGGGGAATATCGATCCCGTAGCCATGTTCAAAGTAGCCACGGCACAGGAGATGAAAACGGCTGTGTCCGATCTGCTCGAACGGACAAAAGATTACAAAAACTTCATCCTTTCATCGGGATGCGATACACCCCCCGAAGTTCCGGCGGCTAATATTGATGCTTTCTACGAGGCGCTGGACGAATTTAACGCCAAACGTGCATAG
- a CDS encoding glutamine synthetase III family protein, translating to MATLRFKVVEDAIKRKALDVPAPEKRPSEYYGMYVFNEEKMRKYLPQKTYEALLETMKHGKALARDLADSVASGMRQWAMDMGATHYTHWFQPLTGGTAEKHDAFIEPDGQGGVIEEFSGKLLIQQEPDASSFPNGGIRNTFEARGYSAWDATSPAFIVGTTLCVPTIFIAYTGEALDFKVPLLRSLEAVDKASVAVCQYFDATVGKVHSYLGWEQEYFLVDEGLWAARPDLMLTGRTLIGHESAKNQQLEDHYFGAIPTRVMAFMKELEYECWKLGIPVKTRHNEVAPNQFELAPVYEEANLANDHNLLLMSTIKRICRKHCFRALLHEKPFKGINGSGKHCNWSLGTDTGVNLLSPGKTPKNNLQFITFLVNVMMAVYKYNGLLKASIVNATNAHRLGANEAPPAIISVFLGRQLSEALDKMSSCTGQDEIVFNGESGFKMEGIPHIPELLLDNTDRNRTSPFAFTGNRFEFRAVGSSANCAGAMTVLNAAVADQLTEFKTAVDARIRNGEDAMKAIYTVLKGYVRECKAIHFDGNGYTEEWKAEAARRGLDCTVSAPEMFDRYLASESVEMFERTHVLSKKELEARVEVMWETYTKKIQIEARVLGDMAMNHILPVASGYESVLLDKIFKLQSLFTDDQWKKLSARDIALVENISGHIAEIQNLTIRMVDARKVANKIDCERTKAVAYHDTVVGLLDEIRYHVDKLEQVVDNEQWPLPKYRELLFIR from the coding sequence ATGGCAACACTGAGATTCAAAGTGGTGGAAGATGCAATCAAACGCAAGGCGCTGGATGTTCCGGCACCGGAAAAACGTCCTTCAGAGTATTACGGCATGTACGTATTCAATGAGGAGAAAATGCGCAAATACCTGCCCCAGAAAACCTACGAGGCTTTGCTGGAGACGATGAAGCACGGTAAGGCACTGGCCCGTGATCTGGCCGACAGCGTCGCTTCGGGAATGAGGCAATGGGCGATGGATATGGGTGCGACCCATTATACTCATTGGTTTCAGCCGTTGACCGGAGGTACGGCCGAGAAACACGATGCGTTCATCGAACCCGATGGACAGGGTGGGGTAATCGAAGAATTTTCGGGCAAATTGCTAATCCAGCAAGAGCCTGATGCGTCGAGTTTCCCGAACGGAGGGATTCGCAATACGTTTGAAGCGCGCGGATATTCGGCTTGGGACGCCACTTCTCCGGCATTTATCGTGGGGACGACACTTTGCGTTCCGACGATTTTTATCGCCTATACAGGCGAAGCGCTCGATTTCAAGGTTCCGTTGCTCCGTTCCCTCGAGGCAGTCGACAAAGCCTCTGTTGCGGTCTGCCAATATTTCGATGCGACCGTAGGGAAGGTGCATTCGTACTTAGGCTGGGAGCAGGAGTATTTCTTGGTGGACGAAGGACTGTGGGCGGCCCGGCCCGACCTGATGCTGACCGGCCGCACGCTGATCGGGCATGAGAGTGCGAAAAACCAGCAGTTGGAAGATCATTATTTCGGGGCGATTCCGACCCGAGTGATGGCTTTCATGAAAGAGCTCGAATATGAATGCTGGAAGCTGGGGATTCCGGTTAAGACACGTCATAACGAAGTGGCGCCTAACCAGTTCGAATTGGCGCCGGTATATGAAGAAGCGAACCTTGCCAACGACCACAACCTGCTGTTGATGTCGACAATCAAACGCATCTGCCGCAAACACTGTTTCCGGGCGCTGCTGCATGAGAAACCCTTCAAGGGAATCAATGGCTCCGGCAAGCACTGCAACTGGTCGTTGGGGACGGATACCGGAGTGAACCTGCTCTCGCCCGGCAAGACCCCGAAAAACAATTTGCAGTTCATTACATTTTTGGTGAATGTGATGATGGCGGTTTATAAATACAACGGATTGCTGAAAGCGAGCATCGTCAATGCGACCAATGCGCACCGCCTTGGGGCCAACGAGGCACCGCCTGCCATTATTTCGGTTTTCCTGGGGCGTCAGCTCTCGGAGGCGCTCGACAAAATGTCCAGTTGTACGGGTCAGGATGAGATTGTGTTTAACGGCGAAAGCGGCTTCAAGATGGAAGGGATTCCACATATTCCTGAATTGTTGCTGGACAATACCGACCGCAACCGTACCTCTCCGTTTGCCTTTACCGGCAACCGCTTTGAATTTCGCGCCGTCGGGTCGTCGGCCAACTGTGCAGGAGCGATGACCGTGCTGAATGCGGCGGTGGCCGATCAGTTGACCGAGTTCAAAACAGCTGTCGATGCGCGTATCCGGAATGGCGAAGATGCGATGAAAGCCATTTATACCGTACTCAAAGGGTATGTGCGTGAATGCAAAGCGATTCATTTCGATGGAAACGGGTACACCGAGGAGTGGAAGGCGGAGGCGGCTCGGCGCGGACTGGATTGCACGGTATCCGCACCGGAGATGTTCGACCGTTACCTGGCTTCGGAAAGCGTGGAGATGTTCGAGCGGACACATGTGCTGAGCAAAAAAGAGCTGGAGGCGCGTGTGGAAGTCATGTGGGAGACCTACACCAAGAAGATACAGATCGAAGCGAGGGTGCTGGGCGATATGGCGATGAACCATATCCTGCCGGTGGCTTCGGGTTACGAAAGCGTGTTGCTGGATAAAATTTTTAAACTGCAATCGCTCTTTACCGACGATCAGTGGAAAAAACTATCGGCGCGGGACATCGCTTTGGTAGAGAATATTTCGGGCCATATCGCCGAGATCCAGAACCTGACGATCCGGATGGTCGATGCACGCAAGGTGGCTAATAAAATCGACTGCGAACGAACCAAAGCCGTGGCTTATCACGATACGGTCGTCGGACTCCTCGATGAAATTCGCTACCATGTCGACAAACTCGAGCAGGTGGTGGACAACGAACAGTGGCCGCTGCCCAAATACAGGGAATTGCTGTTTATCCGGTAA
- a CDS encoding Wzz/FepE/Etk N-terminal domain-containing protein, with amino-acid sequence MSETPVKPETEEIDLLELAKKIWAKRRFIIKYALIGAVAGLVIGFSLPKEYTSSVKMAPEEGKSNKTSNMAGPAALAGFDLSGAGGVDGINLMLYPDVVQSTPFIVELSQIPVQPKKSGKLSLYDYIGTELSSPWWGYIISAPAKVIGWVMSIGQEKEAVGSGINPKALTHEQAQVLESLSKRINISVDKKTSVITASSTMQDPVVAAAVTDSMVRKLEEYMGDYRTEKAKRDLAFTQESYQSARESYHETQRRYASYMDATQNVARQSVRAEQERLRNEQTLAYGVYSQLAQQLEMAKLKVQEQTPCVTIIEPAGVPTRKSNTSKAVILIAFTFLGAFAASGIVVVKDLFFKKENPDEGTGIGDNPSLS; translated from the coding sequence ATGTCTGAAACACCTGTCAAGCCTGAAACCGAAGAGATCGACCTGCTGGAACTGGCCAAAAAAATCTGGGCGAAACGCCGTTTTATAATCAAATATGCGTTGATCGGCGCCGTTGCCGGCCTGGTGATCGGCTTCAGCCTCCCAAAAGAATACACTTCATCGGTGAAAATGGCACCCGAAGAGGGAAAATCCAATAAGACCAGCAATATGGCCGGCCCTGCCGCATTGGCCGGATTCGACCTCAGTGGTGCGGGAGGAGTAGACGGAATCAATCTGATGCTGTACCCTGACGTTGTTCAAAGTACGCCTTTCATCGTCGAATTGAGCCAGATTCCGGTTCAACCGAAAAAGAGCGGAAAACTGTCGCTTTACGATTACATCGGCACCGAACTCTCTTCCCCGTGGTGGGGTTATATAATCAGCGCACCTGCAAAGGTAATCGGTTGGGTAATGTCTATCGGGCAAGAGAAGGAAGCAGTCGGCTCCGGGATCAACCCCAAAGCGCTGACCCACGAACAGGCCCAGGTGCTGGAAAGTTTATCGAAACGCATCAACATTAGCGTGGACAAAAAGACAAGTGTGATTACCGCCTCGTCCACGATGCAGGATCCCGTGGTTGCAGCCGCTGTCACGGATTCGATGGTTCGTAAACTGGAAGAGTATATGGGTGATTACCGGACTGAAAAAGCAAAACGCGACCTGGCTTTCACCCAGGAGTCCTACCAGTCGGCCCGCGAGAGTTACCACGAAACCCAACGCCGCTATGCATCCTATATGGATGCTACCCAGAATGTAGCCCGCCAATCGGTAAGGGCCGAGCAGGAGCGGCTTCGCAACGAGCAGACCCTTGCTTACGGCGTATACAGCCAACTGGCCCAACAGCTCGAAATGGCCAAACTCAAAGTGCAGGAACAAACCCCGTGCGTCACGATCATCGAACCGGCCGGAGTGCCGACCCGCAAATCGAACACCAGCAAAGCCGTTATTTTAATCGCGTTTACATTTTTGGGAGCTTTTGCCGCTTCCGGCATTGTGGTCGTAAAAGACCTGTTTTTCAAAAAGGAAAATCCGGATGAGGGAACAGGAATCGGCGATAATCCAAGCTTGTCTTAG
- a CDS encoding aldehyde dehydrogenase family protein: MESQQDRTARIVQAHREYYQSGQTRIWQFRRTQLRLLLKAIGRYEAELCEALWRDLHKSREEAFLTEIALVKAETKGLIRHLKHWSATRRAATPLFMFGSCSRIRQEPYGVVAILSPWNYPFQLLFAPLAGALAAGNCAVLKPSPRTPAVNEVMRKLISEVFAPEYVSFLEGGAETARALLQQRLDYIFFTGSPALGREVMTAAVARLIPLTLELGGKSPCVVDRTADVKIAARRIAWGKFLNAGQTCVAPDYLLVHREIVPELTAEIKLSVSRMFGADPRQSPYYGRLVGNEEVERMRRLMESGEVVFGGETDAAARYVAPTLLRDVAPDSPLMQQEIFGPLLPVLEFDDLEAEVVPFISEREKPLALYYFGERRTGEALFGRVDSGGGCVNDVVLHLANPALPFGGAGGSGMGQYHGRYSFETFSRPRSVLTAPRKSDFAMKYPPYKGFRMIRKLF, translated from the coding sequence ATGGAGTCACAACAAGATAGGACAGCGCGGATTGTACAGGCACACCGGGAATATTACCAAAGCGGGCAAACCCGTATCTGGCAGTTTCGCCGGACGCAATTACGGCTGTTGTTGAAAGCGATCGGGCGTTATGAAGCTGAATTGTGCGAAGCGTTGTGGCGGGATTTGCATAAGTCCCGGGAGGAGGCGTTCCTGACCGAAATCGCTCTTGTAAAGGCGGAAACGAAAGGATTGATCCGGCACCTGAAACATTGGAGTGCGACCAGGCGTGCGGCAACGCCGCTGTTTATGTTCGGTTCGTGCAGCCGTATCCGGCAGGAACCATACGGAGTGGTCGCGATCCTTTCCCCGTGGAATTATCCGTTTCAATTGTTGTTTGCACCGCTTGCCGGCGCATTGGCTGCCGGAAATTGCGCGGTACTGAAACCCTCGCCCCGTACGCCTGCGGTAAACGAAGTGATGCGCAAGCTGATTTCGGAAGTTTTTGCCCCGGAATACGTGTCGTTTTTGGAAGGAGGTGCCGAGACGGCCCGTGCGTTACTGCAGCAACGGTTGGATTATATCTTTTTTACCGGTAGTCCGGCCCTGGGACGCGAAGTGATGACTGCCGCGGTCGCTCGGTTAATCCCGTTGACATTGGAGCTCGGAGGGAAAAGTCCGTGCGTAGTGGACCGGACGGCCGATGTTAAAATTGCCGCACGCCGTATCGCCTGGGGAAAATTTCTCAATGCGGGACAGACGTGTGTGGCGCCGGATTATCTGTTGGTGCATCGGGAGATCGTGCCGGAATTGACTGCCGAAATAAAGTTGTCGGTCAGTCGGATGTTCGGCGCAGACCCTCGGCAAAGTCCTTATTACGGACGTCTGGTCGGAAATGAAGAAGTTGAGCGGATGCGGCGATTGATGGAGTCGGGAGAGGTGGTTTTCGGGGGCGAAACCGATGCGGCAGCCCGCTATGTCGCCCCGACACTGCTGCGGGACGTGGCGCCGGACAGTCCGTTGATGCAACAGGAAATTTTCGGTCCTCTGTTGCCCGTCCTCGAATTCGATGATTTAGAGGCAGAGGTGGTTCCTTTTATTTCAGAACGGGAAAAGCCGTTGGCACTTTATTATTTCGGAGAGCGGCGTACCGGTGAAGCTCTTTTCGGTCGGGTCGATTCCGGCGGCGGCTGCGTCAACGACGTGGTATTGCATCTGGCCAATCCTGCACTGCCGTTCGGCGGAGCAGGAGGGAGCGGGATGGGGCAGTATCACGGTCGATATAGTTTTGAGACCTTTTCCCGTCCCCGTTCCGTGCTGACAGCTCCGCGCAAGTCGGATTTTGCGATGAAATATCCCCCTTATAAGGGATTTCGCATGATACGCAAATTGTTTTAG
- a CDS encoding SLC13 family permease — translation MLITLIILVLAAIFFMNGKIRSDLVALCALILLLVFQILTPEEALSGFSNPIVIMMIGLFVVGGAIFQTGLAKMISNKMLKLAGKSELRLFILLMAVTSAIGAFVSNTGTVALLLPIAVSLAASFHMNPSRLLMPIAFASSMGGMMTLIGTPPNLVIQNTLTEAGFQPLEFFSFLPVGLICVGVGTLVLIPLSKYFLSKTGTKEKQRGYKNKSLNDLAAEYQLGDHLFRMHVAPHSPLIGKTAAEADIRNRYDLNILEIRRITVPQSRFFKTISQRTAPNTVLLPDDLLYVMGDFDKVQHFAETYRLELLDTHMPEERSAINRNSLDFYDIGIAEIVLMPTSGLINRTIGESGFRDKYHVNILGIRRKREYILNNLKGEKMHSGDVLLVQGSWNAIGHLSQENSDWVVLGQPLNEAAKVTLDYKAPLAGVIMLLMIMAMVFDFIPIAPVTAIMIAAVLMVLTGCFRNVEAAYKTINWESIVLIAAMLPMSMALEKTGVSEYISNSLVSGLGVYGPIVLLAGIYFTTSLLTMFISNTATAVLLAPIALQSAIQIGTSPYPFLFAVTVGASMCFASPFSTPPNALVMPAGQYTFMDYIKVGLPLQILIGIVMILTLPLLFPF, via the coding sequence ATGCTTATCACCCTGATCATTCTGGTTCTTGCCGCTATTTTCTTCATGAACGGAAAAATCCGTTCAGACCTGGTCGCGCTTTGTGCGCTGATCCTGCTGCTCGTATTCCAAATTCTTACACCCGAAGAGGCTCTGTCCGGATTTTCGAATCCGATCGTAATTATGATGATCGGGCTGTTTGTGGTCGGCGGTGCAATCTTCCAGACCGGGCTGGCCAAAATGATCAGCAACAAAATGCTTAAATTGGCGGGAAAAAGCGAATTGCGGCTCTTCATCCTGCTTATGGCCGTCACCTCGGCTATCGGGGCATTCGTCAGCAACACCGGCACCGTCGCACTGCTGCTGCCCATCGCAGTCAGCCTTGCCGCAAGTTTCCACATGAATCCGAGCCGCCTGCTGATGCCGATCGCTTTCGCCAGCAGCATGGGCGGCATGATGACATTAATCGGCACACCCCCCAACCTCGTTATACAAAATACGCTGACCGAAGCCGGATTTCAACCGCTCGAATTCTTCTCCTTTCTTCCGGTAGGTTTAATTTGTGTCGGGGTCGGAACCCTCGTACTGATTCCTCTGAGCAAATATTTTCTTTCGAAAACAGGGACAAAAGAGAAACAACGCGGTTACAAAAACAAATCGCTGAACGATCTGGCTGCGGAATATCAGTTGGGCGACCATCTTTTCCGGATGCACGTAGCACCCCATTCCCCGCTGATTGGCAAAACAGCCGCAGAAGCCGACATCCGCAACCGCTACGACCTGAACATCCTCGAAATAAGAAGGATTACCGTTCCCCAGAGCCGTTTTTTCAAAACGATCAGCCAGCGAACAGCTCCGAATACTGTTTTACTGCCGGATGACCTCCTTTATGTGATGGGGGATTTCGACAAAGTGCAACATTTCGCTGAAACCTACCGTTTGGAACTGCTGGACACACACATGCCCGAAGAGAGGTCCGCAATAAACCGCAATTCACTGGACTTTTACGACATCGGTATCGCAGAGATCGTCCTGATGCCTACTTCGGGCCTGATCAACCGTACCATAGGGGAATCGGGGTTCCGAGACAAATACCACGTCAACATCCTCGGCATTCGGCGTAAACGCGAATACATCCTCAATAACCTGAAAGGCGAGAAGATGCACAGCGGAGATGTGCTGCTGGTCCAGGGCAGCTGGAATGCCATCGGCCATTTGAGCCAGGAAAACTCGGACTGGGTCGTATTGGGACAACCGCTAAATGAAGCGGCCAAAGTCACCCTCGACTACAAAGCTCCATTAGCAGGTGTCATCATGCTCCTGATGATTATGGCGATGGTGTTCGACTTCATCCCGATCGCCCCGGTTACGGCGATTATGATCGCTGCGGTATTGATGGTACTGACGGGTTGTTTCCGCAACGTGGAAGCTGCATACAAAACCATCAACTGGGAGAGTATCGTACTGATTGCGGCCATGCTGCCGATGTCGATGGCCCTGGAAAAGACCGGCGTATCCGAATACATATCCAACAGTTTGGTCAGCGGCCTGGGCGTTTACGGCCCGATAGTCCTGTTGGCCGGCATCTATTTCACCACATCTTTACTGACCATGTTTATCAGCAATACCGCCACGGCCGTACTTCTGGCTCCCATAGCCCTGCAATCGGCAATACAAATCGGAACCAGCCCATATCCGTTCCTTTTTGCGGTAACCGTCGGAGCCAGCATGTGTTTTGCCTCGCCGTTCTCCACGCCGCCCAATGCACTGGTCATGCCGGCCGGACAATACACTTTCATGGATTACATCAAAGTCGGATTGCCATTGCAAATTCTGATCGGCATAGTGATGATACTGACACTTCCCCTGCTCTTCCCCTTTTAA
- a CDS encoding corrinoid protein: MVDLNLLYEAILGGKLEQSVEVTNQAIAEGVEPQAIINGYMIKAMEEVGQRFQRGEAFVPNLLMAARAMKGSLDILKPLMKGDASTSLGKVVIGTVKGDLHDIGKNLVASMLEGCGFEVINLGVDVGSEKFIEAVKENKADILCLSALLTTTMNYMKEVIDALQAAGMRDEVKVMVGGAPVTNAFAQQVGADGYSEDASEAVAVARKLVSA; encoded by the coding sequence ATGGTTGATTTGAATTTGCTTTATGAGGCGATCCTGGGCGGTAAACTGGAACAGTCCGTAGAGGTAACCAATCAGGCGATTGCCGAGGGTGTTGAACCGCAGGCGATTATTAACGGATATATGATTAAGGCCATGGAAGAGGTCGGGCAGCGCTTCCAGCGCGGCGAGGCTTTCGTGCCGAACCTGCTGATGGCAGCCCGTGCGATGAAAGGGTCGCTGGATATTCTAAAACCGCTCATGAAGGGCGATGCGTCTACCTCTTTGGGTAAGGTTGTGATCGGTACCGTAAAGGGCGACCTGCATGATATCGGCAAAAATCTGGTCGCTTCGATGCTCGAAGGCTGCGGGTTCGAGGTGATTAATTTGGGTGTCGATGTGGGGAGCGAGAAATTTATCGAAGCCGTCAAGGAAAACAAGGCCGATATCCTCTGTCTCTCGGCGCTGCTGACCACCACGATGAACTATATGAAAGAGGTGATCGACGCTTTGCAGGCCGCAGGTATGCGTGACGAAGTGAAAGTGATGGTCGGCGGGGCTCCTGTGACCAATGCTTTTGCACAGCAGGTCGGCGCCGATGGTTACAGCGAGGATGCGAGTGAAGCAGTTGCCGTGGCTCGTAAACTGGTTTCCGCTTAA
- a CDS encoding DUF3575 domain-containing protein, which translates to MKNLAKLLLLLALLVCGARQTQAQTYAKLNGLYALVGVINPAFEFTLSPKSTFQTELVISPWKEVGSNGKHMLFGIFMNEYRRYFRQHNDGWYLAGNVGMMAFDMSKPEFRSGKLRLEDRYCKGYGMMFGLAFGYEYKFKERWLLDAYLGWAYMASWYNGYSLDGQIDMNPHRPVPPEHPDPWNGSAEWLPNKIGLSIGLLICDPHRKKK; encoded by the coding sequence ATGAAAAATCTAGCGAAACTCCTGTTGCTTCTGGCATTGCTCGTGTGCGGCGCCCGGCAGACCCAGGCCCAAACCTATGCCAAGTTGAACGGCCTTTATGCACTGGTCGGAGTCATCAATCCGGCGTTCGAATTCACGCTCTCGCCCAAATCCACCTTCCAGACCGAACTGGTCATCTCACCGTGGAAAGAGGTCGGAAGCAACGGCAAACACATGTTGTTCGGGATTTTTATGAACGAATACCGCCGCTATTTCAGACAGCATAACGACGGTTGGTATCTGGCCGGGAACGTCGGCATGATGGCGTTTGATATGTCGAAACCCGAATTCCGGAGTGGCAAACTGAGGCTCGAAGACCGCTATTGCAAAGGCTACGGCATGATGTTCGGCCTGGCGTTCGGCTATGAATACAAATTCAAAGAGCGCTGGTTGCTGGACGCCTACCTCGGTTGGGCCTATATGGCAAGCTGGTATAACGGATACAGCTTGGACGGACAAATCGACATGAATCCGCACAGGCCGGTACCGCCCGAGCATCCCGATCCCTGGAACGGTTCAGCTGAGTGGCTGCCCAACAAGATCGGGCTGTCGATCGGATTGCTGATCTGCGATCCGCACCGTAAAAAGAAATAA